The following coding sequences are from one Mustela lutreola isolate mMusLut2 chromosome 5, mMusLut2.pri, whole genome shotgun sequence window:
- the CCNJL gene encoding cyclin-J-like protein isoform X2 — protein MMDEPWWEGRVASDVHCTLREKELKLPAFRAHSPLLKSRRFFVDILTLLSSHCQLCPAARHLAVYLLDHFLDRYHITTSKQLYAVAVSCLLLASKFEDREDHVPKLEQINSTRVLSGQNFTLTKKELLNTELLLLEAFSWNLCLPTPAHFLDYYLLASVSQKDQHCHSWPATCPHKTKECLKEYAHYFLEVTLQDHIFYKFPPSVVAAACVGAARICLQLSPYWTRDLQRISNYTLEHLSTCIEILLVAYDNVFKDAVAVKSQALAVVPSTAPAPTQVLFQPPAYPSLSQPATPGLASFQTPVQDLCLAYRDSLQAHRSGSLLSGGSGSSLHTLYPTLQPLDVCPVSLPAPLRVQMAITAEPRHCLTTSYGSSYFSGSHAFPTGCFDR, from the exons GAGCTGAAGCTGCCCGCCTTCCGAGCCCACTCCCCACTCTTGAAGAGCCGCCGATTCTTTGTCGACATCTTGACCCTGCTGAGCAGCCACTGCCAGCTGTGCCCTGCAGCCCGGCACCTGGCCGTCTACCTGCTGGACCACTTCCTCGATCGCTATCACATCACCACCTCCAAGCAGCTGTACGCCGTGGCGGTCTCCTGCCTCCTGCTCGCAA GTAAGTTTGAGGATAGGGAAGACCACGTCCCCAAGCTGGAGCAGATAAACAGTACAAGGGTCCTGAGTGGCCAGAACTTCACCCTCACCAAGAAGGAGCTGCTCAACACGGAGCTGCTGCTCCTGGAGGCCTTCAGTTGGAACCTCTGCCTGCCCACACCTGCCCATTTTCTGGACTACTACCTCCTGGCCTCCGTCAGCCAGAAGGATCAACACTGCCACAgctggcctgccacctgcccccacAAGACCAAAGAGTGCCTCAAGGAGTACGCCCACTATTTCCTAGAGGTCACCCTGCAAG ATCATATTTTCTACAAATTCCCGCCCTCTGTGGTTGCTGCGGCCTGCGTTGGGGCTGccaggatctgccttcagctttctCCCTACTGGACCAGAGACCTACAGAGGATCTCAAATTACACCCTAGAACATCTCAGCACGTGCATTGAAATCCTCCTGGT AGCTTATGACAACGTCTTCAAGGACGCTGTCGCAGTCAAGAGCCAGGCCTTGGCAGTGGTGCCCAgcacagcccctgcccccacccaagtGCTGTTCCAGCCGCCCGCCTACCCCAGCCTCAGCCAGCCAGCGACGCCGGGCCTGGCCTCGTTCCAGACCCCCGTGCAGGACCTCTGCTTGGCCTATCGGGACTCGCTGCAGGCCCACCGCTCCGGGAGTCTGCTCTCTGGGGGATCCGGCTCATCCCTCCACACCCTGtaccccaccctccagcccctggaTGTGTGCCCTGTGTCCCTCCCCGCGCCCCTCCGCGTGCAGATGGCCATCACAGCCGAGCCCAGGCACTGCCTCACCACCAGCTACGGAAGCAGCTACTTCAGCGGAAGCCACGCGTTCCCCACAGGCTGTTTCGACAGATAG
- the CCNJL gene encoding cyclin-J-like protein isoform X1, whose translation MSRGGKGASPRTSTAPCARSGHCGGCEVHSQELKLPAFRAHSPLLKSRRFFVDILTLLSSHCQLCPAARHLAVYLLDHFLDRYHITTSKQLYAVAVSCLLLASKFEDREDHVPKLEQINSTRVLSGQNFTLTKKELLNTELLLLEAFSWNLCLPTPAHFLDYYLLASVSQKDQHCHSWPATCPHKTKECLKEYAHYFLEVTLQDHIFYKFPPSVVAAACVGAARICLQLSPYWTRDLQRISNYTLEHLSTCIEILLVAYDNVFKDAVAVKSQALAVVPSTAPAPTQVLFQPPAYPSLSQPATPGLASFQTPVQDLCLAYRDSLQAHRSGSLLSGGSGSSLHTLYPTLQPLDVCPVSLPAPLRVQMAITAEPRHCLTTSYGSSYFSGSHAFPTGCFDR comes from the exons GAGCTGAAGCTGCCCGCCTTCCGAGCCCACTCCCCACTCTTGAAGAGCCGCCGATTCTTTGTCGACATCTTGACCCTGCTGAGCAGCCACTGCCAGCTGTGCCCTGCAGCCCGGCACCTGGCCGTCTACCTGCTGGACCACTTCCTCGATCGCTATCACATCACCACCTCCAAGCAGCTGTACGCCGTGGCGGTCTCCTGCCTCCTGCTCGCAA GTAAGTTTGAGGATAGGGAAGACCACGTCCCCAAGCTGGAGCAGATAAACAGTACAAGGGTCCTGAGTGGCCAGAACTTCACCCTCACCAAGAAGGAGCTGCTCAACACGGAGCTGCTGCTCCTGGAGGCCTTCAGTTGGAACCTCTGCCTGCCCACACCTGCCCATTTTCTGGACTACTACCTCCTGGCCTCCGTCAGCCAGAAGGATCAACACTGCCACAgctggcctgccacctgcccccacAAGACCAAAGAGTGCCTCAAGGAGTACGCCCACTATTTCCTAGAGGTCACCCTGCAAG ATCATATTTTCTACAAATTCCCGCCCTCTGTGGTTGCTGCGGCCTGCGTTGGGGCTGccaggatctgccttcagctttctCCCTACTGGACCAGAGACCTACAGAGGATCTCAAATTACACCCTAGAACATCTCAGCACGTGCATTGAAATCCTCCTGGT AGCTTATGACAACGTCTTCAAGGACGCTGTCGCAGTCAAGAGCCAGGCCTTGGCAGTGGTGCCCAgcacagcccctgcccccacccaagtGCTGTTCCAGCCGCCCGCCTACCCCAGCCTCAGCCAGCCAGCGACGCCGGGCCTGGCCTCGTTCCAGACCCCCGTGCAGGACCTCTGCTTGGCCTATCGGGACTCGCTGCAGGCCCACCGCTCCGGGAGTCTGCTCTCTGGGGGATCCGGCTCATCCCTCCACACCCTGtaccccaccctccagcccctggaTGTGTGCCCTGTGTCCCTCCCCGCGCCCCTCCGCGTGCAGATGGCCATCACAGCCGAGCCCAGGCACTGCCTCACCACCAGCTACGGAAGCAGCTACTTCAGCGGAAGCCACGCGTTCCCCACAGGCTGTTTCGACAGATAG